From the Pseudomonas sp. Teo4 genome, the window ACGTGACAGGGCCTCTTCACGCCAACAATGGTGACCTGCTGGCGCAAGGCGCGGAGGCTGATATGGGAATTGCTCTTCTGCCGCTGTTCATCGTCGAGAAGGCGTTAGCAGAAGGACGCTTGGTGCAAATCCTGAAGGAATGGGAGGCACCTCCTATCTCGATCAATGCCGTGTACCCATCAGCTCGCCGAGTGCCTCTTAAAACCCGAGCGTTCCTGGATTTCCTCGCTGCAGAACTGCGGATTCCAGAGACCGCGGCGGTTTCGTAGACGTCAGTACTGTACAAACCGATGGGATCGTCCAATGGATCAGGCAAGGCTGCGTTTTGCCGAAAACGTTGGAGTCTTGAAGGTCCAGGCACCTGGACCCGTGATGGCCAAGCCTATAAACAGCACGGTGAACAGCCAAGCGAACTGCGCTTGCTCCAACGTCCACTCTGGATGAACCACTACCAGCGCGACACCAAGCACGGCGAGAACTGGCAGACACGCAAGACGCGCAAATACGCCCAGCATCAGCAATACCGGGCAAACCACCTCGGCGAAAACGGCCATTGTGAGCGTCAACGTTGGCCCCAAACCGAATGGGTCCTCGATACGTTGCAGCTCGGTGCTCCAGTTGAGCAGCTTGGGAAGGCCGTGAATTTGCAGCAGTAGCAATGCAGCAGATACACGGAGAAAGAGCAGGCCAAGTGGCATTGAGATGTCTGCCAAGCGCTTTGGCTGATCTTGAATCTCAGGCGTAGCCATTTTCATGAATCCTCGTTTCAAGACGGTAAAAAACCTTGGGCCACTCAGCGCATCGCGACGAGTCAGCGTAAAACCGTCAGCCCGAGCGCGGCTGCTGCTCAGGCTGATGGCCGATGTCTAACGGTCAGGACAGCTTACGTTGCGGGGCCTTGTGCACCATGGTGTAGGCGTAATCAACACCCATGCCGTACGCACCGCTGTGCTCCAGAACCAGGTCCATCACGGGCTGGTAGGTGTCCTTGTGCGCCCAGTCACGTTGGTACTCGAGCAGAACTTGCTGCCAGGTCACCGGGATCGCGCCAGCTTGAATCATGCGCTGCACGGCCATGTCGTGGGCTTCCTGAGTGGTGCCACCGGAAGCGTCGGTAACGATGTACACCTCGTAGCCGGCTTCCATGGCTTCCAGTGCCGGGAAGGTCAGGCAGACCTCGGTCCACAGTGCCGCCATGATCAGTTTCTTGCGGCCGGTGGCCTTCACCGCTTCGACCAGCTTGGCGTCTTCCCAGCTGTTCATCGAAGAGCGCTCGATCGGCTGGGCGCCTGGGTTGACCGCCAGCAGCTCTGGCCAGATGTAGCCGCTGAAACTCTCGGTTTCGACCGAGGTGTAAATGGTCGGCACGTTGAAGATCTTGGCCGCCTTGGCCAGGCCAACGGTGTTGTTCTTCAGCGTCTGGCGGTCGATCGATTGAACGCCGAAAGCCATTTGCGGCTGATGGTCGATCAGGATCAGGGCGGAGTTGGTTGGGTTCAGCAGTTCGCGTTTGGACATGGTCGTCATCTCTTCAGAATGGTTGAAAGCATTGGGTTTCAAGTAAGTCACCGCGCGGTGCCGGTGGCGTTGTCTGCGGTATGGGGGCCATTCTGAAGTTGGAAATGAATCAAGACAATTAGGCAAAAACGGGAATGATTGTCCCTAAAATTGAGACAGACTTTGGGCTTAACTTGCCTTGGATGAATTTAGGAGAAGGCCTTTGGTGTGACCAGTGATCGCGCCGGATCAGCGCGGCCCCGTTGAGTTTGCCGACGGAGCGCAGCGGTAATCCGTGAAACCCGCTCTATAGTCAATAACGCGGTGAAGGCAGTGAGCCATGCCGTGATTGTCGACGACAGGGAGGTCTTGTTCATGGCCAGCACCTACCGCTCTCGCCCGCCACTGGCGGCATGGGCTCGCGAAAACTGTCAGGACCCTCTCAAGTGCGCCTTATGGGCTGTCAGCCTGGCCGCCTTCGCCCTGATGGCTTTCAGCAACGACATCCACGACGAACTCGAATCCTTCTGCATCAGCGGCTCGCCATCGATGCTCGCCGAAGGCTGGGTTTACGTGCGTCTCTACTATTCCACCCTGGACGTCATCGCATTCGCCGCTGCCATGGGCCTCATGCTGATTGCAATGATGCTGCCAGCGCTTCAGGGGCCTTTGCGACATCTCTGGGTGCGGTCACGTCTTCACCAACGGGGACCGGCCGTAGTGCTGTTTCTGATGGGGTACTTTTGCGTATGGCTGTTGGGCTGCCTGGCACTGCTGACGCTGGCACTGCTGCTGATTTCCTTTACCGGCTCACAGCTGATGGCAGGGCTCCTGGCGTTGGCGACGGCGGTGGGTTGGCAGTTCAGCGGCGTGAAAACTCGTTCCCTGACGCGCTGCCATCTGCACGTCAATCCAAGAAAAACGGGGCTGCTGGAGAGGGTGGGGCCGGTGGCCTCAGGTGCCTTGCATGGCCTGTGGTGCTTCACCACCTGCTGGCCATTGATGCTTATCGCATTTTGTCTGCCATCCATCCACCTGCCGGTGATGGTTGTCGGCGCAATCTTCATCGCCTATGAGCGCGGCGACCGAAAAACAGCTTCGGCCGCCGCGCCAGCGGCAGATCAGTAAGTCTCCAGCTTGAAGGGTGCGTCAGTTGCCGCCGCGGCGCCGGTGCTGAGCAGACGCGCTGCCTCTGGCCGCGTCAGAACCGTGTCACGGGTCTGCACTTCGACCTCGATCGTGCTCTCGTCAATTGCCGAACTATCGGCATTGAGCGGCAGCTTGAACGTGGCCGTGGCTTCCAGGTGGGTCTGGCAGTTCATGCACCCCTCGACGTGCCAACGGCTCAGGATCGGCCGGGTGCCCAGGTACTCACGCTTGCCGTCCACCTTCGCATAGGCGCTGATCAGAAACGACCCGCGAATTTTCCCACGGTTGATTCGGCTGACTCGCAGCGTCTTGCCGGACGGTTGGATTGCCTCGGCCTTGAACAGCAACGGGTGAGCCGGTTGGGCATAGGCATCGAGTGAGCCTTTGCCATAGACGTAGCCCAGTTGCTTCTCGATGTTGATGCAGTCCTTGGTGGTAAAGGGCGTGCCATCGGCCTTCCTGAACGGATCCAACGAGGTGTCCAGGCTCAGGATGGCATTGGGGTCCAGGCCTGCGGCACCTGCCGGGGGCTGCACACCATCGGGCTTGTAGTAGCTGGCGCCCGGGTCGCTGGCGTCGATGCTGAATTCATCGGTGGTGCCTTGCCGACGTTGCCAGGTCCAGAACACATAGTCGATGAAGCAGTGGTGGAAGAAGAAAATCGGGTCCAGCCCGGCCGTTTCGTTCTCGCCCATGTCGCCGTTGGCCCCAGGAATCGCCGAACTGTCTCCCTGACCGGGGTAGTCGAAACCACCGACCGCCAGGTGCATGAAGTTGTGGGGCTCTTCCAGGGATACGTAGTGGGTGCCGGCTGGCGCGGTCTTGTTTTTCTCGCCGGCCGAGGTGGTATTGGAGAACAACGTGTAAGTCGGGGCGTCGAGGCAGTTTTCAAAGCGACTGAACACCTCGCCACGCCACTTGCCACCGATCTTGATCTTGCCGCTCAGCCAGGTGCTGATGTTGTCATTGAGGTAGCCGACATTCTTGACCGGGTCCGGAAAGCGCTTGTTGTGCGCATCGGTCGCCAGGCTATCGGCCTCGGTGCCCACCAGTCCGGACAGCGGATAGCGCACGGTCTCGTACCCCTCCGGCTTGCTGTAGACGATGGGGGTGCCCGTGACTTCATCGGTGATGGCCTGTGGGAACACGAATGAGCGCAACGGGTTTTCGATCTTCTGGCCGTCGAGCACGAAATACTCTTGTGTCAGGGCCGAAGGAATTCCTTTTTCCCGTGATTCATCACTGCATTCATCCCAGAACGGCAAGGTGACGTTTTCACATTTCGGGATGCTGCGCAGTGCCTCTTCCAGACGCCAGAGATAAGCGCGATGCCAGCTTGGGAAAAGCACCGTTCCGTGCTGGCAGTAGCCACCCCACCAGTTGGGGTCGGTCTTGCCCTTGTCACGGAACGGCTCGCCATGCAGGCCACCGAGGGTGAAGAAGGAATTGGGGTGGTTGGCGGGAAGATCCTTGATGCCCTTCCAGGCACGCATCAGCGCTTCAAGTTCTTCTTTCTTGCCATGGTCGTAGTCGTACTGGATATCACTGAGGGAACGGCGTACACGCGGGGCGGATGACATGGTGAACCTCCTTGTTGCCAGTGGTCCCGAGTAGCTCGGGGGGTACAGCTCCATCGTCCAGCATATCCGCGAACCAAAAATCTGCCTGGGCGGGCGCCAAACGGTTGGTCATCCTTGCAACCGCCTGGCATTGGGCCTCGTGGGAGGGTCAGATCTGCATCGCCATCCTGTCTACATTCATTGGTGTTGGGATTGGCGATGACCTTTGAACGGTACCGGGCTTCGCAGGGTATTTAACAATAAATATGAATTACACCCACAGCCAGACTTCCATCAGTTCGGTTATCTCATCGGCTCTTAAAGTTTTCAGGTCATAACTATAAGTATTTGAAAGGAAAATAAAAGTTTAAACAATAAATGTTTCCTACGTGGCGACAAGAATTTTCCCACAGTTATTTGCCGTATTTCCTCTATGGATTTGTACTAGGATCCGCTTTTCATGCGAATTATCCAACATTTATTCAAAGAGAGATTATATGAAAAATATACATGTGCTCGGTGCGGGCCATATGGGTGGTGCGATCTTGCGTGCTCTCAAAAAAAATCAAAACAGTTCCGCGAACTTACGGGTTATTGAGACAGACTCGCAACGCGCTCGGAGTTGGCAAAAACTTGGCTACAAGGTTGCGCCGAAATTAGATGAACTCAGCTCGGAAGACTGCGTGGTATTGGCTGTACCACCTCAACAGTTCGAGAACGCATTGACCCTAAACCCTGCGCTTACCAGGCATTGCGGGCCGGTTATTTCGGTCATGGCAGGTATCACTCATGCCTCCTTGGTGCGATTTTTGGGGCATGACGCCATCGTCCGAGCCATTCCAAACACGCCTTCCGAGGTGTCGCAGGGCGTGACGATGTACTACGCACCGCAAAGCTCGAGTAGTGCCTTGCTTGAAGAAGCCCGGCAGATTTTCGATGCGATCGGTATTTCGCTGCGGGTCGAGGAGGAATGGCAGATTGATACAGGCACAGCATTGGCCGGCGGTGGCCCGGCGTTGGTTGCCTATTTCGCCGAAGCCCTGCAGGACTATGGTCTTCGTAGCGGCTTGGATCGTGAACAAGCGGCACTGGTTGCCTTGCAATTACTCAGCGGGACCACAGCGCTTATCCGTGCTCAAGGAAAGACCGTCAGCCAGATCTGCCAAGAGGTCCAGACGCCTGGCGGCACTACCGAACATGCAATCGGCACACTTGCCAATGCAGGTTTCAAAGGGCTGATCGGCAGCGCGCTGGACTCGGCTGCCAGACGCTCGATGCAACTTGGCCAGTAGTCGGTGGAGGCCAACATGATTATCCAATCTGAATCAGGACGGCATGCCACTGCCGGCTGCGAACAGCCGAAAAACGATGTCTACGCGCTGTACTTTGGCATGGGGCAACGGATTAGTTTGATCGATGATCCACGGGTATTCAGGGTCAGTCCAGCCGGCGAGGCATTTGCTGAACTGATCACAAGACGCTTTGGCGGGCGTCATCGTGATGCGCGATTCCTCGACTTGGGCACGGGTAGTGGAGTCCATGCCATATTGCTGCGCCAACTGGGTATGCGAAATGTCACCGCGAGCGATATTTCGCAGAAAGCCGTGGAGACGGCCAGGGCCAATGAGTTGCTTAACATGGGCGAACCTCGAATCGAATTCGTCCACGGCGACTTGTTCGACGCTGTTCTGCCGGGGGAGGGCTTCGATGTAATTCTATTTAACCCTCCGGGGTGGCAGACACCGTCGGCGACATTCATTAGCGCCCTGCAGAAAAGTACGGTAGCCGAAGGGCTGGCGTTGGAGACAATGTTCTATGGCGAGCAAACTCTGCGACAGTTTTTCCGGGAGGCCCCGCGTTACTTAAAGCCTGGGGGTAAGCTTATTGTTGGGCTCAACTCGTTAGTCGGCATAGCTGATGTGATGCGCGACCTGTATCAGATGCACGAGGGCTGTCTGCATATCGACTGGTCATTGCTCGACCGCCAAGAGTTCCCACTGCTGCTCTACACCGAGCAATGGCAGGCGCTGCGCCCCTTGCTGAACGAGGAGGTCGCACGATGGACCAGCCAAGGCCGGGCACATTGTCGCTTCACCGCAGAAGGTGAGTTGTTCTGGTCCTATGAGGTCATCGAGTTCTCCTTCAAGCCTCTCAAAGGGTGATGGCCATGTCTTCCAGATCTTTTTCCACGGTCGCAGGTTTGTCGGCCGCGTTGGTCTCCAATTGTTTGCTAGGCCTTTCGTCGCTGTATTGGAAGGCCCTCGGTGTGCTGCCTGCGTTAGTCTTGCTGGGATATCGGGTGTTGATTTCGCTGTTGTGCGTCACCTTGGTATTGGCGTTGCGCCGTGAACTGGCGCCGGTGCTGCGAGGACTAACCCGACGTGACTTGCTGCTGCATGGGGCGGCTGCGTTGTTCGTGGCCGTGAATTGGGGCACGTTCATATGGGCCTCCATCCATGGTCACGTACTGGAAAGCGGAATGGGTTACCTGATCGCGCCAGTACTGGTCATCGGTCTAGGTATTCTGCTCTACCGTGAACGGCTGTCGCTGCGACGGGGTCTGGCGTTGGCGTTGGTGGTGGGAAGCGTGCTGTACCTGATCATCGACGCAGGTAGCCTCGACAACAGAGTCTTCCTGGCAATCGGTATTACCTGGGGCGGGTATGCCTGGCTGAAGAAATTGGCGCGACTATCTCCGTGGTCTGGGCTTTTTATTGAATCTTTGGTGCTGGGTGTGTTGTCAGTTCCGTTGATCCTGTTGTTCGACGCGCCGATGCAGGACATCACAGTGCTCGGAGCTGCTGATATGAGCCTGCTGTTGCTGTGCGGAGTGGTTTCGCTGTTGCCGCTGGCGCTGTTCTCGTTTGCGACGCGACACCTGCCGTTGAGTGTCATGGGCCTGATGCAGTTTGTCCTGCCTTTGACTCAGTTCTGTCTTGCCCTGGGCTTCTATGGTCAAGCCCCATCCCCGGGTACTTTGTTGGCGTTTTCGCTGATTGCGCTCGCCATGTTGCTGGTGATCCTCGAACCCATGCTCAAACCCTGATCGAACAGCACAAGATGGAGTTGTTGAAGATGCTTCATACCTATAGTGCTGTGGTTGTTGGGCTGGGCATTCTTGGTAGCGCCACGCTGTGGAGGTTGTCACAACAACAATCCTCCGTGCTGGGCCTGGAGGCTAGCGGGCCGATCAATTTGCAGGGTAGTTCCTACGGAGGCTCGCGCATCTTTCGCCAAGCTTATTGGGAAGGCGAGGACTACCTCCCTTTACTGAACAAGGCCGAGCGCGGCTGGCACGAGTTGCAGGCCAGTTGTCATCGGACATTGCTCCACCAAAGTGGAGGCCTTTTCATTGGGCCTGCTTGCTCGGGGGTGGTATCTGGCAGTGTGGCCACTGCCCGAGCCGGTGATATAGCTCATCGGCGCCTGACCGCTGTGCAAGCTAGCGGAGAGTTTCCGATGTTCCAGATTGGCGGGCAGATGGAAGGCTTATTCGAGGAAGGGGCGTTCACCATAGCCGCCGACGACGCACGGCTGCAGATGCACAACCAAGCGGTAGCCAACGGCGCCGAGCTGCGCTTCGGTAGCCAGTTGCAGGAGATCACCCGTATCAAGGATGGCCTATATCTTCGCCTTGCCAATGGCCAGGTGCTTCATACCCGAAAGTTGGTATTGGCGACAGGCGCAGGCTTGGGCGGAACGTTGATTCCTGACCTTGTCGGCCTTGTGCGTTCATGCAGCGTGCCAGTCTATTGGTGTGCTTTCAAGCCCGGTAAAGAGTCATGCTTTACCGACTTTCCAGCGTTTCTTTACGAACTCGAAGACGGTCGTCTGCTGTATGGCACGCCGCAGATCGATAACGCCGAGCCGGGAATCAAGATCGGCTTTCACAACCACCAGCAGGTGCCTTTGGATCTCGAAACGCAATTGCAACGGGTACCCGAGGTGCTCATTGATGAAATGACTGCTTGTGTTGAGCAGGTGCTCCCAGATCTAGTTGCCAGGCCTTATGCTTCGCGCAAGTGCGTGTACACACTTACTCCGGACGAGGCCTTCGTGCTGGGCGAATCGAAGGAGTTGCCGGGAGTGTTCTACGCTTCGGCATGCTCTGGCCACGGCTTCAAGTTCGCCCCGGCGCTGGGAGAGTGCTTGGCTAAAGCGGTAGCCGGCCAAGCGTTGGAGGATTTGGTACCAAAATTTACCCGAGAGCGATTTGCCTTTTAGTGGATCGTTTGCTTTGGCATGCACTTAAGCCAGTTAACACGCTCTCCCTACGAACAAAGCCCCCGATAGGGGGCTTTGTTTCTCTGGCGGTTGCGAATCAGATCTGCATCGCCATCCCATCCACATTCATCGCCGCCTGGCGCAAGGCCTCGGAGCGGGTCGGGTGTGGGTGGCAGGTGAGGGCGATGTCTTCGGCCGAGGCTGAGAACTCCATGGCGACACAGAATTCGCCGATCATCTCGCTGACACTCGGGCCGACCAGATGAACGCCCAGCACTTCATCAGTGTTGGCATCGGCGATGACCTTGGCGAAGCCTTCGGTCTCGTGGTTGATCTTGGCTCGGCTGTTGGCGGTGAAGGGGAACTTGCCGACCTTGTAGGCACGGCCCTCGGCCTTGAGCTGCTCCTCGGTCTTGCCGACGCTGGCCAGTTCGGGGCGGGTGTAGATCACGCCTGGGATCAGGTTGTAGTTGACCTCATGCGGCTTGCCGGCGATTCGCTCGATGCACGCAACCGCTTCGTCTTCGGCTTTGTGCGCCAGCATCGGGCCGGAGGTGACGTCGCCGATGACCCAGACGCCGGGCACCGAAGTACGATGGTGCTGGTTGTCGAGCATGCCGCGCTTGTCGGTTTCCAGGCCCACGCTTTCCAGGTTCAGGCCCTTGGTATAAGGACGGCGGCCGATGGCGACCAGTACGTAATCGGCTTGCAACGTTTCGGCGGCACCACCAGCGGCAGGCTCTAGGGTGAGGCTGACGCCGTCGGCCGAGGCGTTGGCCTGGGTAACCTTGCTGCCCAGCTTGAAGGCCATACCTTGTTTGGCCAGGGCCTTCTGCAGGGTCTTGGCGGTTTCTTCGTCCGTGCCCGGGCAGATGCGGTCGAGGTACTCGATGACGGTGACTTGGGCGCCAAGACGTCGCCATACCGAACCCAGTTCCAGGCCGATCACCCCAGCGCCGATCACCACCAGGTGCTTGGGCACCTGTGGCAGGGCGAGGGCACCAGTG encodes:
- a CDS encoding DoxX family protein: MATPEIQDQPKRLADISMPLGLLFLRVSAALLLLQIHGLPKLLNWSTELQRIEDPFGLGPTLTLTMAVFAEVVCPVLLMLGVFARLACLPVLAVLGVALVVVHPEWTLEQAQFAWLFTVLFIGLAITGPGAWTFKTPTFSAKRSLA
- a CDS encoding hydrolase, with protein sequence MSKRELLNPTNSALILIDHQPQMAFGVQSIDRQTLKNNTVGLAKAAKIFNVPTIYTSVETESFSGYIWPELLAVNPGAQPIERSSMNSWEDAKLVEAVKATGRKKLIMAALWTEVCLTFPALEAMEAGYEVYIVTDASGGTTQEAHDMAVQRMIQAGAIPVTWQQVLLEYQRDWAHKDTYQPVMDLVLEHSGAYGMGVDYAYTMVHKAPQRKLS
- a CDS encoding DUF2182 domain-containing protein; the protein is MASTYRSRPPLAAWARENCQDPLKCALWAVSLAAFALMAFSNDIHDELESFCISGSPSMLAEGWVYVRLYYSTLDVIAFAAAMGLMLIAMMLPALQGPLRHLWVRSRLHQRGPAVVLFLMGYFCVWLLGCLALLTLALLLISFTGSQLMAGLLALATAVGWQFSGVKTRSLTRCHLHVNPRKTGLLERVGPVASGALHGLWCFTTCWPLMLIAFCLPSIHLPVMVVGAIFIAYERGDRKTASAAAPAADQ
- a CDS encoding tyrosinase family protein: MSSAPRVRRSLSDIQYDYDHGKKEELEALMRAWKGIKDLPANHPNSFFTLGGLHGEPFRDKGKTDPNWWGGYCQHGTVLFPSWHRAYLWRLEEALRSIPKCENVTLPFWDECSDESREKGIPSALTQEYFVLDGQKIENPLRSFVFPQAITDEVTGTPIVYSKPEGYETVRYPLSGLVGTEADSLATDAHNKRFPDPVKNVGYLNDNISTWLSGKIKIGGKWRGEVFSRFENCLDAPTYTLFSNTTSAGEKNKTAPAGTHYVSLEEPHNFMHLAVGGFDYPGQGDSSAIPGANGDMGENETAGLDPIFFFHHCFIDYVFWTWQRRQGTTDEFSIDASDPGASYYKPDGVQPPAGAAGLDPNAILSLDTSLDPFRKADGTPFTTKDCINIEKQLGYVYGKGSLDAYAQPAHPLLFKAEAIQPSGKTLRVSRINRGKIRGSFLISAYAKVDGKREYLGTRPILSRWHVEGCMNCQTHLEATATFKLPLNADSSAIDESTIEVEVQTRDTVLTRPEAARLLSTGAAAATDAPFKLETY
- the proC gene encoding pyrroline-5-carboxylate reductase encodes the protein MKNIHVLGAGHMGGAILRALKKNQNSSANLRVIETDSQRARSWQKLGYKVAPKLDELSSEDCVVLAVPPQQFENALTLNPALTRHCGPVISVMAGITHASLVRFLGHDAIVRAIPNTPSEVSQGVTMYYAPQSSSSALLEEARQIFDAIGISLRVEEEWQIDTGTALAGGGPALVAYFAEALQDYGLRSGLDREQAALVALQLLSGTTALIRAQGKTVSQICQEVQTPGGTTEHAIGTLANAGFKGLIGSALDSAARRSMQLGQ
- a CDS encoding class I SAM-dependent methyltransferase — encoded protein: MIIQSESGRHATAGCEQPKNDVYALYFGMGQRISLIDDPRVFRVSPAGEAFAELITRRFGGRHRDARFLDLGTGSGVHAILLRQLGMRNVTASDISQKAVETARANELLNMGEPRIEFVHGDLFDAVLPGEGFDVILFNPPGWQTPSATFISALQKSTVAEGLALETMFYGEQTLRQFFREAPRYLKPGGKLIVGLNSLVGIADVMRDLYQMHEGCLHIDWSLLDRQEFPLLLYTEQWQALRPLLNEEVARWTSQGRAHCRFTAEGELFWSYEVIEFSFKPLKG
- a CDS encoding EamA family transporter yields the protein MSSRSFSTVAGLSAALVSNCLLGLSSLYWKALGVLPALVLLGYRVLISLLCVTLVLALRRELAPVLRGLTRRDLLLHGAAALFVAVNWGTFIWASIHGHVLESGMGYLIAPVLVIGLGILLYRERLSLRRGLALALVVGSVLYLIIDAGSLDNRVFLAIGITWGGYAWLKKLARLSPWSGLFIESLVLGVLSVPLILLFDAPMQDITVLGAADMSLLLLCGVVSLLPLALFSFATRHLPLSVMGLMQFVLPLTQFCLALGFYGQAPSPGTLLAFSLIALAMLLVILEPMLKP
- the solA gene encoding N-methyl-L-tryptophan oxidase produces the protein MLHTYSAVVVGLGILGSATLWRLSQQQSSVLGLEASGPINLQGSSYGGSRIFRQAYWEGEDYLPLLNKAERGWHELQASCHRTLLHQSGGLFIGPACSGVVSGSVATARAGDIAHRRLTAVQASGEFPMFQIGGQMEGLFEEGAFTIAADDARLQMHNQAVANGAELRFGSQLQEITRIKDGLYLRLANGQVLHTRKLVLATGAGLGGTLIPDLVGLVRSCSVPVYWCAFKPGKESCFTDFPAFLYELEDGRLLYGTPQIDNAEPGIKIGFHNHQQVPLDLETQLQRVPEVLIDEMTACVEQVLPDLVARPYASRKCVYTLTPDEAFVLGESKELPGVFYASACSGHGFKFAPALGECLAKAVAGQALEDLVPKFTRERFAF
- the lpdA gene encoding dihydrolipoyl dehydrogenase, which translates into the protein MKSYDVVIIGGGPGGYNAAIRAGQLGMSVACVEGRSTLGGTCLNVGCMPSKALLHASELYEAASGDEFAHLGIEVKPTLNLAQMMKQKDESVTGLTKGIEYLFRKNKVDWVKGWGRLDGVGKVIVKAEDGSETTLQAKDIVIATGSEPTPLPGVTIDNQRIIDSTGALALPQVPKHLVVIGAGVIGLELGSVWRRLGAQVTVIEYLDRICPGTDEETAKTLQKALAKQGMAFKLGSKVTQANASADGVSLTLEPAAGGAAETLQADYVLVAIGRRPYTKGLNLESVGLETDKRGMLDNQHHRTSVPGVWVIGDVTSGPMLAHKAEDEAVACIERIAGKPHEVNYNLIPGVIYTRPELASVGKTEEQLKAEGRAYKVGKFPFTANSRAKINHETEGFAKVIADANTDEVLGVHLVGPSVSEMIGEFCVAMEFSASAEDIALTCHPHPTRSEALRQAAMNVDGMAMQI